A stretch of DNA from Bacillota bacterium:
TTCTCCACCACCCTCCAGCCGTCCAGCGGGGGCACCGGCAGCAGATTGAAGACGGCCAGATTGACGTTGTAGCGCACGAAGGCGGAAAAGAGGATGGTCCCGGCCAGGCCCAGGGAGTATCCCAGTGCCTTGGTGACGGCCACCCCCAGCCAGGCCATGGTCAGGTTGGCAAAGGGTCCCGCCAGCGCCACCAGCAGCAGCCCGGTACTGCGGTTTCCCCGGAAGAAATAGGGATTGACCTGCACGGGTCGGGCCCAGCCGAAACCCAGCAGCCACAGGCAGAGAATGCCCACCGGGTCCAGGTGAGCAAGGGGGTTGAGGGTGAGTCGGCCCATCCGGCGCGGGGTGGGGTCGCCCAGGGCGTCTGCGACCAGGCCGTGGGCGTATTCGTGCCCCACGATGGCCAGGAGCAGGGCAGGCAATCCCACGATGAGGGAGATGTCGAACAACTCAGGCCTCCCGGCTTGCCTCCAGGGCCTTGCGCAGCTCGGATTCGCACACGTAGGCGGCGGTAGGCGGCCTTCCCGTCTGCGCAGGGCCCAGGGGCTCTTCGAAGCGGCGCACCTTGTGCGCCCGGCAAAGCTGAAGGAGCTGCTTGCGGCGCAAGCCGTAACGGGCGCAAGCTATGTCCATCAGCAGGAACCTCTCCTCGCCCACCAGCTTTTCCTGGTCCAAGCCCGTCACTCCCCCCGGCTCACTGGGTCCCATAGTATCATACAACGCCCGGCGGAAAAAGACCCCGTCGCCCAGGCGACGGGGTTAGAGGAGGGGTGTATGGGAAAGACTGTTCAGCTGCTGGCGGCGGCGTCGGCAGACATCCACCCGGGCAGCCGGTCGCGCGCCACCACGTCCCGGTACGTCTCGCGGGCCACCACCGTTTCCGCCCGCCCCGCCCGCGCGAACACCACCGCCGGCCGGGGCAGGCGGTTGTAATTGGACGCCATGGTGAACTGGTATGCCCCGGCGGTGAAAACTGCCAGCACCTCCCCCGCCCGGGGACGGGGCAGGGGGATGTCCCTCACCAGCACGTCTCCCGACTCGCAATTCTTGCCCACGACCCAGAAGCTGCCCGCCGGCGGTTCCGTGACCCGACCGGCCAGGCTGGCGCGGTACCTGGCCCCGTACAGGGCGGGACGGGGGTTGTCGTGCAGCCCGCCATCGACCACCACATACGACCGCCCGGGCACCTGCTTTACCGCCTGCACCGTGTACAGGGCCACGGCCGCCTCGGCCACCACGGCACGGCCCGGTTCCAGTATCAGACGGGGCAGGGGGACGCCATCCCGCTGGCACGCCTGCCTCAGACGGCAGGCGACCTCGCCCACCACCTCATGGGGGCTTACGGGATCATCTTCCTCGGTGTAGCGTGCACCCAGGCCACCTCCCAGGTCCAGCTCCCATTCCGGAGCCCAGGGGAATTCCCGCGCCACCCGGATGGCCGCGTCGGCTGCAGCCGAGAAGGGCTCTGCGACAAGGATCTGAGAGCCCACGTGGCAGGACAGCCCCGCCAGCTCCAGCACGGGCGATTCCCGCGCGGTGCGGACCGCCGCCTCCAGGTCCGAGCCCGGGAGAAAACCGAACTTGGAATGCATGGTGCCCGTGCTCAGGTGATCGTGGGCACCCGCTTCCACTCCGGGGGCAAAGCGCAGGAGCACCCTGATCCGCCGTCGCCGCGGCCGGCCCAGGCGTTCCAGGCGAGCCAGCTCCTCGTGATTGTCCACCACGATGTGGCCCACTCCCTCTTCCAGAGCCAGCTCCAGTTCATCCGGGCTCTTACCGTTGCCCTGGAAGTAGATGCGCGACGCCGGGAACCCCGCGGTCAGCGCTGTCCACAGTTCACCACCCGAGCACACGTCCATCCCCAGGCCCTCTTCGCGCACCAGGGCAGCCATGGCCACCGTGCTGAAGGCCTTGGCGGCATAGAGGACCTTCCCGCCCGGCCACCACCGGGCCACAGCCCCCTGCCAGGCCCGGCACCGCCGCCTGATTTCCTCTTCGTCATAAACGTACAAGGGAGTCCCGAAACGGGCAGCCAGATCAAGGGCGTCGCACCCCGCTATCTCCAGACGCCCTCGCCCGTCAATCCCGATCCCGGGCAATGCTTCCCAAAGATACAAGTTGCCCTCCCCCCTTCACGGCAAGGGAGGAAGGCGACCAGGGTCCGGCGCCTTGCTCCCCTGGCGTGAGATAGCGCTCCACCGGGGAGCAGGGGTCTCCACCGGTGACAGTGCTGCACCTATTCGGTGCAACCCCAGCCGCAGGAGGCGGCCTCCCTGCAGCTTCGGCGACGACCCCTTTCCCGGCGGCTCACGGCCTGCCCGGCTCCCCGCCGGTACTGATGGTCATCGCGCCTCTACCCCACCTCCAGAGGAGATGAGGCCGTTACTTGCCCCCCATCATAGCAGAAGCTGCCCCCGCCGTCAACTGCATGATCTTCCACTTGTTCCCTTCCAATGTTATCTTCCGGCTGCCTTACCTTCCAGTTCTGCTACCGTTTTCCCCGGGCTAGCGGCGGCGGGCCGTTTTCTGTTCCCTGGGCTTGAGAATGGAAGGCCGGACGTGGCGGGCCGGCGTGGGCAGCCGCAGGGTGACCGCCTTGAGGGCGCCCCAGTCCGGGGGTATGAGCGGCCACAGGTAGGGCACCCCGAAGGAGCGACTGAACCCGAGGAACACCAGTTGCAGGAGGAAGACCACCGCCACCCCCCACAACCGGAATACGCCGGCGGCTCCCAACAGCAGCAGGCGCATGAGGCGTACCGCCATGGCGAACTCCATGCTGGGGGTGGCAAACCCACCCAGTGCAGCCAGGGCCACGTAGAGCACCGTCTCGCTGGTGAGGAGGCCCACTTCGGCGGCAATCTGGCCCAGCAGGACGGTGCCGATGAACCCGAGGGCGGTGGACACCGGTTCGGGGGTGTGAATGAGGGCCAGGCGCACCAGATCGAGGACGATTTCGCCGATGAAGAACTGCAGGGGCAGGGGAACCGTGCCTGCCTTCTTGGGGCCCAGGAGCTGCCACGCCGGGGGAAGCACGTCCTTGCTGAGCACCAGGGCGACCCAGAGCGGCGGGCCAACCCAGGCCAGCATGATCCCCATGAACCGCACCAGCCGCAGGTACGTTCCCACGCAAACGTCCTCCCGGTATTCCTCGGCGTGCTGGAGGTGGTGGAAGAAGGTGACCGGCAGGATCATGGCCGAGGGGGAGGTATCGACGAGGATCACCAGGTGCCCCTCGAACAGGTGGACGGCGGCCACGTCGGGACGCTCGGTGTAGCGCACCAAGGGGAAGGGGTTCCACCACTGGGAAGGGCGGGACTGCAGGTACTCCTCGATGCTCTTCTCCGCCATGGGGATGGCGTCTACGTGGATCTCCTTCAACCGGTCCCGCACCTGGGCCACCAGCTTGGGATTAGCCACATCCTGCAGGTAGAGCAGGACCACGTCCGTCTTGGAGCGTCGGCCCACCTGGAACCGCTCCACCCGCAGGCGGGGGTCGCGGATGCGCCTTCTCACCAGGGCGGTGTTGGACACCAGGGTTTCCACGAAGCCGTCCCGCGAACCCCGCAGGACCCTCTCCAGCTGGGGCTCCTGGGGCAAGCGGGCGGGATAGGTGCGCACGTCGATGGCGAAGGCGGTGTCCATGCCGTCCACCAGCAGGACGACCGGGCCGCTCAGCACCTGGTCGATCACGGCACCGTAAGT
This window harbors:
- a CDS encoding spore germination protein, whose product is MDREQKLQKKLDGNLQVLEGELGVGVSVDILARRLRIGGRDAALLGVDGLVNDTILTNILRTMLRLQREDLTPDAVRSLFQEGIPHIEVNAVTTYGAVIDQVLSGPVVLLVDGMDTAFAIDVRTYPARLPQEPQLERVLRGSRDGFVETLVSNTALVRRRIRDPRLRVERFQVGRRSKTDVVLLYLQDVANPKLVAQVRDRLKEIHVDAIPMAEKSIEEYLQSRPSQWWNPFPLVRYTERPDVAAVHLFEGHLVILVDTSPSAMILPVTFFHHLQHAEEYREDVCVGTYLRLVRFMGIMLAWVGPPLWVALVLSKDVLPPAWQLLGPKKAGTVPLPLQFFIGEIVLDLVRLALIHTPEPVSTALGFIGTVLLGQIAAEVGLLTSETVLYVALAALGGFATPSMEFAMAVRLMRLLLLGAAGVFRLWGVAVVFLLQLVFLGFSRSFGVPYLWPLIPPDWGALKAVTLRLPTPARHVRPSILKPREQKTARRR
- a CDS encoding site-2 protease family protein, producing MFDISLIVGLPALLLAIVGHEYAHGLVADALGDPTPRRMGRLTLNPLAHLDPVGILCLWLLGFGWARPVQVNPYFFRGNRSTGLLLVALAGPFANLTMAWLGVAVTKALGYSLGLAGTILFSAFVRYNVNLAVFNLLPVPPLDGWRVVEKFTRGSWVETVERYGWVFLLLLLATGGIGRILGPLAIHVYRLLDLATRWLG
- the lysA gene encoding diaminopimelate decarboxylase; its protein translation is MYLWEALPGIGIDGRGRLEIAGCDALDLAARFGTPLYVYDEEEIRRRCRAWQGAVARWWPGGKVLYAAKAFSTVAMAALVREEGLGMDVCSGGELWTALTAGFPASRIYFQGNGKSPDELELALEEGVGHIVVDNHEELARLERLGRPRRRRIRVLLRFAPGVEAGAHDHLSTGTMHSKFGFLPGSDLEAAVRTARESPVLELAGLSCHVGSQILVAEPFSAAADAAIRVAREFPWAPEWELDLGGGLGARYTEEDDPVSPHEVVGEVACRLRQACQRDGVPLPRLILEPGRAVVAEAAVALYTVQAVKQVPGRSYVVVDGGLHDNPRPALYGARYRASLAGRVTEPPAGSFWVVGKNCESGDVLVRDIPLPRPRAGEVLAVFTAGAYQFTMASNYNRLPRPAVVFARAGRAETVVARETYRDVVARDRLPGWMSADAAASS